The genomic stretch ACAGCTGAGAATCGTCATCAGTAAGTGAATTCACTGATGATATTTTAGAAAAACAGTCATTTCTCTACATGTAGTTTAAACAGATTCAGTTTAAGTTTCAGAGTAGGTTTTGTTGAGAGGGAGATCTTGGggtaaaaaagtgtttatttatttatttgttgcaaTTTCAGTTCACGATGTAGGTAGCAGAGGGAGACAAATGACAAACTGCTACTTTTGATTGGTCCTCTGTTTTATTGTTCTGCAGCACAGCAtgctgattgtgtgtttgtgttgtttgtgttttttcttttttcttttaaattaaggCTGTGATACAGTGGGAAGTGAAAGAGGGAACGGCCTCCTCTTAAGCATGGCCTCGGAGCTCAACAGCGTCATCTTCATAGCCAAACAGGAGCGCCACAAGAACCTTTTCCTCAACTACAGGAACCTGAACGTCTTTCCTGTGGAGCTCCTAAAAGATGAAGGCCTGCAGTTCCTGGAAAGACTCTACATGAAAAGAAACTTGCTCACAACACTGGTATGACTGACTGCCTCCCTCACGTACAGCATGCTCACAGCAACCGAGCTCTAAATCTTAGCACTTTTGTCTCTTTCAGCCTGTTAATCTAGCACAGAAACTGCCCAACCTCATTGAACTGTGAGTATTCCTGATTTCATCTAATGGTTCTTGCTGTGTAAGGCTTTTGTGGcatataactttattttttatttgtaataacacTCATGTCCAGCAGATGTCGCTAAAGAATCAACCCTGAAAACACCTCAGTAGTATATAAGCAGAAATGTGACTTCCTTTCTATTGAATTCCATTTTAATGACTGTTACATTTTCACTCGAGTGAATTCTGttaatgcagatttttttatatagctaTCTCCACTCCAACAACATTGTCTTCATTCCGCAAGGTAAAATGTCCAATATTGTGCTCGTGACAATATTCTGATGTTATTTCACAGATTTCATGGCTTTGTTCTTCACTTTGTACTTTGTCTCTACTTGAACTTGCAGATATCAAGAGCTTGACGAGGCTGCAGTCGCTGGATCTGAGTGATAACGCCCTGCAGGTGATCTGCCCTGAGATTGGACAGCTACGCACGCTACGCCAATTAAGACTGTTTAACAACCAGCTGGAATGGCTTCCACAAGGTTTGGGACCGTTATTAAAGCACTGCCATTTGGCTGGTTTATTCATTGCTTAATATAATATCAACTAAGGCAAGACGTCTTGACCCAGATAAAGCAAAACATCCCCAAACCTTAATACCGCCACCTCCAGGTTTCAGAGAAGGCATAAGGTTCTGaaaatgctgtgttttttttctccaaacagTATCAGAATCAGGTTCATTGACCAtgtgtgtttacacaaacaAGGAATTTGGTTACAGTTGTTGTACGAgagttaaatatgaatacagaatatattcaTCAGATCAGTTACagacataaagtgtgagagtgcattgtagtgcaaataacagtgttgtgcaatattatgcttttgtacaatatccagcagcagtagtgtgtgtaacatacagatgatgtgatgactgacagttctgataatgcagtacgtATAGATAtaaagcagggaatataattatggtgagttgttaatcagggtgattgtctgggaaaagaaactgttcctatgtctggcagttttggtaaacaaagttctgtagtgCCTGAGAGAAGAGAAATGCTCTTCGTTTAAGCCAAAAAGCTCTAATTTGGACTCGTTCACTTACAAATATTTGCTAGTCCGTGCGAGCTTTAGCAAAATGCCACGCCACCATGTACACCACTGCCGTTGTGTTCTTCTGATGCTCTCGAGGTTCCTTTGTTCCTAACAAAATAATAACTTGGAGAATTAGAGATCATTTTGCAACGTTTTCCAGCCTGATGAGCGtcaactttatttttttgttttttttatttttaggtcATAAAATAACATCTACATTCGTGCCTCGATGTACAGAAGTGTTGAGAAAATCAGATGTTGATGGATGTATAAACAGTCAGACATTCAGGTTTTTCTCCAGCGAGTTGTAAGCTGTATGTATTTGGTTTCAGACAGATGCTTCTGCCAAAGAGCAgtgagtgcttgtgtgtttcTGGACCGGGTGTCTAAGACCTGGCACAGGCTTCCTTTCTCCTTTCCTAATTTAGCAACAGTGAGCAAAACTACGGAGGAATAAATGGATGCTGGACTTCAggagtggatttttttttttttctctttctctctcgattttttttcttttttaattccaCCACAGTGGAATCTGCTGCAACACAAATATGCTGTGATTGTGATCTCTCATACTTTCCAATAGACATGAATTTCTTCTGATAAATTTGCTTTCATTCCAGACGTGTGTGATCAGTCAACACAGGTTTAATGTTCAAAGTCTGCTGGAAAGATTTTGCACTGGAGCTACAAGACAATCATTTTTGCTATTGAGTTTGTTCAGGATCTCAGACTTCCTTGTGTAATACCAGTGTGTgagctgtttattattttatgaacaAATTGAATAGTGCATTATGAGTTGAGTATGATGATGACTTAACACCAAAATGCTAAATCTGTAGCTGTaagcattctttaaaaaaaaagcactacgAAGTCTGATCTGCCGCAGGCGTTAGACGTAATGAAGCAGAGTGAGTTTTGTACTCTGAGAACAACCTGTGACCCAGTTGGAAGCATCTGTATTTGAAACCGATTTATTTTCAACTTGAAGCAGTATGTTATGTTTTGTCAGATGTGGtatctgtttatttcatttcactctGCTAATCGTCCTCCCGGCTCGTCTGCTTTGTGTGGTGCTAGTGCTGCATGTCACGGAACAATATGCGTTTGTGGTTTTGTAACCTGAATGTGCATTTCAGTGGTTGGAACGTTTTTCGGAACGATGCTTTGATTTATGGTTAACTCAGAAACCTTCTGTTTCTTATTGGGAACACATTCTTGTTACAAAACTCTCATAGAGGATTATGGATGTGACTCGCAGGTTATCGTGACGGAACTATTCttcaccagcagagggcagcagCATCAGATAATGAGAAGCAGATAAAGACTCTTAAATCAGTGTACTGTTTTATCATACACTTGCTCTGAGAATGAGTGTGGCCACAGTGCCTGTCAGTTACACTGTaggagggggcgtggcctctgtgcctgtcagttaCACTGTAGGAGGGGGCGTGGCCACTGTGCCTGTCAGTTACACTGTAGggggggcgtggcctctgtgcctgtcagttaCACTGTatgagggggcgtggcctctgtgcctgtcagttaCACTGTAGGAGGGGGCGTGGCCACTGTGCCTGTCAGTTACACTGTAGggggggcgtggcctctgtgcctgtcagttaCACTGTATGAGggggcgtggcctttgtgtctgtcagttacACTGTAGgagggggtgtggcctttgtctctgtcagtTACACTTACGGGGGGGAtgtggcctttgtctctgtcagttacacttaaggggggggtgtggcctttgtctctgtcagtTACACTTAAGGGGGGGAtgtggcctttgtctctgtcagttacacttaaggggggtgtggcttctgtctctgtcagttacaCTTAAGGAGGGGAtgtggcctttgtctctgtcagttacacttaaggggggtgtggcttctgtctctgtcagttacaCTTAAGGAGGGGAtgtggcctttgtctctgtcagttacacttaaggaggggtgtggcttctgtctctgtcagttgcacttaaagggggtgtggcttctgtctctgtcagttacaCTTAAGGGGGGTGTGGCTTATGTCTCTGTCAGTTACACTTAAGgaggggtgtggcctttgtctctgtcagttacacttaaggaggggtgtggcctttgtctctgtcagttacacttaaggaggggtgtggcctttgtctctgtcagttacacttaaggaggggtgtggcttctgtctctgtcagttacacttaaggaggggtgtggcctttgtctctgtcagttacacttaaggaggggtgtggcctttgtctctgtcagttacacttaaggaggggtgtggcctttgtctctgtcagtTACACTTAAGGAGGAGTGTGgcttctgtctctgtcagttacaCTTAAGGAGGAGTGTGGCTTCTGTTTGTCAGTTACACTTAAggggggtgtggcctttgtctctgtcagtTACACTTAAGGGGGAtgtggcctttgtctctgtcagtTACACTTAAGGAGGGGATGTGGCCTTTGTCTCTGCCAGTTACACTTAAGgaggggtgtggcctttgtctctgtcagttacacttaaggaggggtgtggcttctgtctctgtcagttacacttaaggggggtgtggcctttgtctctgtcagttacacttaaggggggtgtggcctttgtctctgtcagttacacttaaggaggggtgtggcctttgtctctgtcagtTACACTTAAGGGGGAtgtggcctttgtctctgtcagttacacttaagggggtgtggcctttgtctctgtcagtTACACTTAAGGAGGCAAtgtggcctttgtctctgtcagttacacttaaggaggggtgtggcctttgtctctgtcagttacacttaaggaggggtgtggcctttgtctctgtcagttacacttaaggaggggtgtggcctttgtctctgtcagttacacttaaggaggggtgtggcctttgtctctgtcagttacacttaaggaggggtgtggcttctgtctctgtcagttacacttaaggaggggtgtggcttctgtctGTCAGTTACACTTATGGGGGGTGTGGCCTTTCTCTGTCAGTTACACTTAAGGGGGAtgtggcctttgtctctgtcagtTACACTTAAGGAGGGGTGTGGCTTATGTCTCTGTCAGTTACACTTAAGgaggggtgtggcttctgtctgtcagttacacttaaggggggtgtggcctttgtctctgtcagtTACACTTAAGGGGGAtgtggcctttgtctctgtcagttacacttaaggggggtgtggcctttgtctctgtcagtTACACTTAAGGAGGCAAtgtggcctttgtctctgtcagtTACACTTAAGGAGGGGTgaggcttctctctctgtcagttacAGTTAAGgaggggtgtggcttctgtctctgtcagttacacttaaggcgggtgtggcctttgtctctgtcagttacacttaaggggggtgtggcctttgtctctgtcagttacacttaaggaggggtgtggcctttgtctctgtcagttacacttaaggggggtgtggcttctgtctGTCAGTTACACTTAAGGAGGGGAtgtggcctttgtctctgtcagttacacttaaggaggggtgtggcttctgtctctgtcagttacacttaaggaggggtgtggcttctgtctgtcagttacacttaaggggggtgtggcctttgtctctgtcagtTACACTTAAGAGGGAtgtggcctttgtctctgtcagtTACACTTAAGGGGGGTGTGGCCTTTTTCTCTGTCAGTTACACTTAAGGAGGCAAtgtggcctttgtctctgtcagtTACACTTAAGGAGGCAAtgtggcctttgtctctgtcagttacacttaaggaggggtgtggcttctgtctgtcagttacacttaaggggggtgtggcctttgtctctgtcagtTACACTTAAGGGGGAtgtggcctttgtctctgtcagttacacttaaggaggggtgtggcttctctctctgtcagttacacttaaggaggggtgtggcttctgtctgtcagttacacttaaggaggggtgtggcctttgtctctgtcagttacacttaaggaggggtgtggcttctctctctgtcagttacacttaaggaggggtgtggcctctgtcagttctaattattataaattgtgTGTAGAATATATGACTAAAGCCCCCAGGTGGTCCAGAGGCAGGATAACACGCTCTCATTGCTGCAGGCTGGGTAATATTCGCGGGCAGGGAACTAACCCAACCACTGAAGAGTTAAGTCTCACCCGCGGTTCTGAGTCCGGTTAAAAAAGGGAGGGTTGCGTGAGGAAGGGAATCcggcgtaaaacctgtgccaaatctaatatacGGATCaaacatcattttattattatgtagttAGCCTAATTTGACCTTTAATATAGAAATGTTGCTTATACCACTAttgctgctgtttgtgtgtgtgtgtgtatgtgtgtgtgtgtgtgtgtgtgtgtgtgtgtgtgtgtgtgtttgtgtgtgtgtgcgtgtgtgtgtgctgtaccaGAGCTGGGGGATTTGAAGGAGCTGGAGACTCTGGATGTGTCCAAGAATCTGTTAAGGACTCTCCCAGAGCAGCTGCACCAGTGTGTGTCTCTAAAGTGTCTGTCAGCTGACCGGAACCTCCTGCAGTACATCCCTCGTCAGCTGTGTCAGCTCCCAGAACTCAACGAGCTCTCCATGGCTGGAAACTGCCTCAAATCACTGCCTCTGGGTGAGCGCTGCTATCCAGACACATGCATGCTCACTCAGGCCAGGTTACTTTATCATGTTTAGTACGCAAGTGAGTACTGAAATATGCTGATGGACTCTTCAATTCTGCCAGATTATGCAACTACAGCATGAAATAAAGGCTCTCGCAAGATCGCACAAGATTCCGAACTGTTCCTCAGTGTCCCTGAGTGAAGTCTCTATAGAGTCAGTGTCTCAGAGTCTCAGTGAGGAATCTTTCTAATGTGCTGGTTGTGCTTGAGTTAGTTAGCGGGTCACGTGGAGCTGCAGGTGCTGTGATAGGCCACCCGCTGTGAGGTGCCCCAGGGGATTGTGGGTGATAATGAGCCTGAAATACTTCTCATAATGATGTTCTCAGTGCTTCAGctctcatactgtctatatctctgtctgtctatctctttccctctccctctatatctcgatctgtctgtctgtctctcctgtcTTTCCATTTGGTCATGTACAGAGGCTCTAAATCTTCAGGGAATCCATGCTCTTTTCTTACTCATGTTTACAGACCCAGTCAAGCTGCTAATAATACTTGTCTCAGGTTCTTTGTCCAAATGTAGAAGTCTTTTTAAATGCTATCCTCTTTATTGATCTGACAACGGCCACACGTTCTTCTCATCAGATCTCGGCCGCTCCATAAAGCTACAGTTCGTCTTCGTGGACAGCAACGTTTGTCTTAAGGGTCTGCCATCTTACCTGTATAACAAGGTCATCGGCTGTAACGGGTAAGCGTTTGAATTGTTTGCCAGATAGAGTGCTGGTGTACTGGGATTGACAAATCTTAACATAGCATCATGTTCCAATCACTTTCATGGCCAGTGGAGCTGAGTGAACTCAAGCGTGATACTATGATAGGT from Tachysurus fulvidraco isolate hzauxx_2018 chromosome 2, HZAU_PFXX_2.0, whole genome shotgun sequence encodes the following:
- the lrrc28 gene encoding leucine-rich repeat-containing protein 28, yielding MASELNSVIFIAKQERHKNLFLNYRNLNVFPVELLKDEGLQFLERLYMKRNLLTTLPVNLAQKLPNLIELYLHSNNIVFIPQDIKSLTRLQSLDLSDNALQVICPEIGQLRTLRQLRLFNNQLEWLPQELGDLKELETLDVSKNLLRTLPEQLHQCVSLKCLSADRNLLQYIPRQLCQLPELNELSMAGNCLKSLPLDLGRSIKLQFVFVDSNVCLKGLPSYLYNKVIGCNGCGVSPNVSDVTQRFLTFGDMKVPLPSEVKCLGTEAERVLTLEEMAMRTLHEAYSRNRKDSSSLPAYLLPPSLLELFQCPLGHCHRCSQPMFTIVYPKLFPLRDTSLAGVHGRTTLSFVAYCCSSHCLQMFDLQG